Proteins found in one Actinokineospora alba genomic segment:
- the truB gene encoding tRNA pseudouridine(55) synthase TruB, translated as MSRPSQRQPVAPGLLVVDKAPGMTSHDVVARVRRIIGTRKVGHAGTLDPMATGVLVLGVERATKLLGHLALDRKTYLATIRLGAGTTTDDAEGEFLGEPDPAALAAVTDEAIAAGIAALTGAIEQVPSSVSAVKIDGKRAYARVRAGEDVQIPARPVTVFRFDLLGTQRSENGIDLDVMVDCSSGTYVRALARDLGADLGVGGHLAALRRTRVGPFDLRLARTLEQLETDPALSLDMEGAVAAAFPRRDLGKAETAALAHGRKLPAAGIEGTYGIFDPAGKAVALGVDEGTTSRALVVLNVP; from the coding sequence GTGTCTCGCCCCAGTCAGCGCCAGCCCGTCGCCCCCGGTCTCCTTGTCGTCGACAAGGCACCCGGGATGACCTCGCACGACGTCGTCGCCCGTGTCCGCCGCATCATCGGCACCCGCAAGGTCGGCCACGCCGGCACGCTGGACCCGATGGCGACCGGCGTCCTGGTGTTGGGGGTCGAGCGGGCCACCAAGCTGCTGGGTCACCTCGCCCTCGACCGCAAGACGTACCTGGCCACCATCCGCCTCGGCGCGGGGACGACGACCGACGACGCCGAGGGCGAGTTCCTCGGCGAACCGGACCCGGCGGCCTTGGCGGCGGTCACCGACGAGGCCATCGCGGCAGGCATCGCGGCGTTGACCGGCGCCATCGAGCAGGTGCCCAGCTCGGTGAGCGCGGTCAAGATCGACGGCAAGCGCGCCTACGCCCGGGTCCGCGCGGGGGAGGACGTCCAGATCCCGGCCCGCCCGGTCACGGTGTTCCGCTTCGACCTGCTCGGCACCCAGCGGAGCGAGAACGGGATCGACCTGGACGTGATGGTCGACTGCTCCTCCGGCACCTATGTGCGGGCCCTGGCCCGCGACCTGGGCGCCGACCTCGGCGTCGGCGGCCACCTGGCCGCGCTGCGCCGCACCCGGGTCGGCCCGTTCGACCTGCGCCTGGCGCGCACGCTGGAGCAACTGGAAACCGACCCGGCGCTGTCGTTGGATATGGAGGGCGCGGTCGCCGCGGCCTTCCCCCGCCGCGACCTGGGCAAGGCTGAGACGGCCGCACTGGCCCACGGCCGCAAGCTCCCCGCGGCGGGTATCGAAGGCACGTACGGCATCTTCGACCCGGCAGGCAAAGCCGTGGCCCTGGGCGTCGACGAGGGCACCACGTCCCGCGCCCTGGTCGTCCTGAACGTCCCTTGA
- a CDS encoding carbohydrate ABC transporter permease, whose protein sequence is MTVTAPPVPRRTVPPRVAPRRPRPAPGSRGLSPLRLLGMAFVWLFTAFNILVLYWLLTATFKTPIEIFTKPFALPYQWFERGDPFRNIVYAWNNAGFGRAFLVTVVLVAVSSVAIVLVSAPAAYALTRLGVRGSNGLTNFIAIGMGIPFQTVVIPLFIGMAKLNLTNSLFGMFLVYVALSIPFTVFLLTGFFRSLPDELEEAASIDGASPLRTFFSIMLPLARGGLITALILNAIGLWNETLLALVFLNENANFTLARALFSFYGAASYQSEYGGLIAGVAIVVLPMLVLYVLLARRIITGLTLGAGK, encoded by the coding sequence GTGACTGTCACCGCTCCGCCGGTCCCCAGACGAACCGTGCCGCCGCGGGTCGCTCCCCGCAGGCCGCGTCCGGCGCCGGGCTCTCGGGGCCTGAGTCCGTTGCGGCTGCTGGGAATGGCGTTCGTCTGGCTGTTCACGGCGTTCAACATCCTGGTCCTGTACTGGCTGCTGACGGCCACATTCAAGACGCCGATCGAGATCTTCACCAAGCCGTTCGCCCTGCCGTACCAGTGGTTCGAGCGCGGGGACCCGTTCCGCAACATCGTCTATGCCTGGAACAACGCCGGTTTCGGCCGGGCGTTCCTGGTGACGGTGGTGCTGGTGGCGGTCTCGTCGGTGGCGATCGTGCTGGTCTCGGCCCCAGCCGCCTACGCGCTGACCCGCCTGGGCGTGCGGGGATCCAACGGGCTCACCAACTTCATCGCGATCGGGATGGGCATTCCCTTTCAGACCGTGGTGATCCCGCTGTTCATCGGGATGGCCAAGCTGAACCTGACGAACAGCCTGTTCGGGATGTTCCTGGTCTATGTGGCGCTGTCGATCCCGTTCACGGTGTTCCTGCTGACCGGGTTCTTCCGTTCCCTGCCCGACGAACTGGAGGAGGCGGCGTCCATCGACGGCGCCTCGCCGCTGCGCACGTTCTTCTCGATCATGCTGCCGCTCGCCCGCGGCGGCCTGATCACCGCGCTGATCCTCAACGCCATCGGCCTGTGGAACGAAACCCTGCTCGCGTTGGTGTTCTTGAACGAGAACGCCAACTTCACCCTCGCCCGCGCGCTGTTCTCGTTCTACGGCGCGGCGAGCTACCAGTCGGAGTACGGCGGCCTGATCGCGGGTGTCGCGATCGTCGTGCTGCCGATGCTTGTGCTGTATGTGTTGCTGGCCCGCCGGATCATCACCGGCCTGACCCTCGGCGCCGGTAAATAG
- a CDS encoding carbohydrate ABC transporter permease, which produces MTAALGAHKAGRRRLFLPFFLPAVSLYVLFLLVPTIATVVLGFTSWAGAGDTPRFTGLANFGELLASDSFRFSFLNTVLYIVVGGVGTFLLAFLFTMVLRDMRGGKTVRAILFFPNIVAPVALGMFFGIVLIFRPNRQGLVNYVLESFGIDAVKFLAPENVTWVVTGCLIWASAGFYITILMAAVDRIPPYLYEDADIAGASPWQKFRNITLPLTWDVIGVAGVLWTIGAIKIFELVFVLAGPGTYSPPIKSWTLGVYVFDRSFGTAGSPEYGMACAAAVVMIALVSVLVVMLRRMMRRDSVQF; this is translated from the coding sequence ATGACCGCTGCTCTAGGTGCGCACAAGGCCGGTCGACGGCGGCTGTTCCTGCCGTTCTTCCTGCCCGCCGTGTCGCTGTACGTGCTGTTCCTGCTGGTTCCGACCATCGCGACGGTCGTGCTGGGCTTCACCTCGTGGGCCGGGGCGGGCGACACGCCCCGGTTCACCGGGTTGGCGAACTTCGGCGAGCTGCTGGCGTCGGACTCGTTCCGCTTCTCGTTCCTGAACACGGTGCTCTACATCGTGGTCGGCGGTGTCGGGACGTTCCTGCTGGCGTTCCTGTTCACGATGGTGCTGCGCGACATGCGCGGCGGCAAGACGGTTCGGGCGATCCTGTTCTTCCCCAACATCGTCGCGCCGGTGGCGCTGGGGATGTTCTTCGGGATCGTGCTGATCTTCCGGCCGAACCGGCAGGGGCTCGTCAACTACGTGCTGGAGTCCTTCGGGATCGACGCGGTGAAGTTCCTGGCCCCGGAGAACGTGACCTGGGTCGTCACCGGCTGCCTGATCTGGGCCAGCGCGGGGTTCTACATCACGATCCTGATGGCCGCGGTCGACCGGATTCCGCCGTATCTGTACGAGGACGCGGACATCGCGGGCGCGTCGCCGTGGCAGAAGTTCCGCAACATCACGCTTCCGCTGACGTGGGACGTGATCGGGGTGGCCGGTGTGCTGTGGACGATCGGCGCGATCAAGATCTTCGAGCTGGTGTTCGTGCTCGCGGGCCCCGGAACCTATTCGCCGCCGATCAAGTCGTGGACGCTCGGTGTCTACGTCTTCGACCGTTCGTTCGGGACGGCGGGCTCACCCGAGTACGGCATGGCCTGTGCGGCGGCGGTCGTGATGATCGCGCTGGTGTCCGTGCTCGTGGTCATGCTGCGCAGGATGATGAGGCGCGACAGTGTCCAGTTCTGA
- a CDS encoding DHH family phosphoesterase: MGSDYAAAADLLRAATDVTLLGHVNPDADALGSALALALALKKLGKRTRVSFGSPDTVPEVLRGLDSDGLLVPACDVPAAPATLVVLDCGSDRRLGPLIDRVAATRAAGGRVLVIDHHVGTPRFGTDHILDDTAVATAVLVLALLDELDVPLDPAIATCLYAGVLTDTGFFRRATGATHRIAARLLDAGVDAEELSRRFDEHPFAWLRMLATVLGRAELVPEAAGGRGLVHTTVHLSDMVGVTIDDVEGVVDLVRSSSEAEVAAVAKELEPGVWTVSLRAVGDVDVRAVAVSLGGGGHRRAAGFTAHGTAEDVLASIKRALG; the protein is encoded by the coding sequence ATGGGTTCCGACTACGCCGCCGCCGCAGACCTGCTGCGCGCCGCCACCGACGTCACGCTCCTCGGGCATGTGAACCCCGACGCCGACGCGCTAGGCAGCGCGCTCGCCCTCGCACTGGCGTTGAAGAAGCTCGGCAAACGCACCCGCGTCTCCTTCGGCTCGCCCGACACCGTTCCCGAGGTGCTGCGCGGGCTGGACTCCGACGGGCTGCTCGTGCCCGCCTGTGACGTGCCCGCCGCGCCCGCGACCCTGGTCGTCCTCGACTGCGGCAGCGACCGCAGGCTCGGCCCGCTGATCGACCGCGTGGCCGCGACCCGTGCGGCGGGCGGCCGGGTCCTGGTGATCGACCACCACGTCGGCACCCCGCGCTTCGGCACCGACCACATCCTCGACGACACCGCCGTGGCCACGGCCGTGCTGGTGCTCGCCCTGCTCGACGAACTCGACGTCCCGCTGGACCCGGCCATCGCGACCTGCCTGTACGCCGGTGTCCTCACCGACACGGGTTTCTTCCGCCGCGCCACCGGCGCCACCCACCGCATCGCCGCCCGCCTCCTCGACGCCGGTGTCGACGCCGAGGAGCTGAGCAGGCGGTTCGACGAGCACCCGTTCGCCTGGCTGCGGATGCTGGCGACCGTCCTGGGCCGGGCGGAGCTGGTCCCGGAGGCGGCCGGTGGGCGTGGTCTGGTGCACACGACGGTGCACCTGTCGGACATGGTCGGGGTGACCATCGACGACGTCGAGGGCGTGGTCGACCTGGTCCGGTCCAGTTCCGAAGCCGAGGTCGCCGCCGTCGCGAAGGAACTCGAGCCGGGTGTCTGGACGGTGTCGCTGCGCGCGGTCGGCGACGTCGACGTCCGCGCGGTCGCCGTGTCCCTCGGCGGCGGCGGACACCGGCGCGCGGCCGGGTTCACCGCCCACGGCACGGCCGAGGATGTGCTGGCTTCGATCAAGCGGGCCCTCGGCTGA
- a CDS encoding BtrH N-terminal domain-containing protein, translating to MTRQKTLKALVRNRMARTGETYTTARRHVLAQRTDLSPFPTAVLPGYTATGGGTHPPSTLLRNLLAHRGVSFSEAMLAGLGGGIGFLYAVFEYKDFPYPTMTVVAQHHPEPFLPAALARLGFTTSVTTTSSAKVAARRLAETLAGGAAAVCTLDRAALPWHGVVDPVFGDPHDVAVIGADDDTVYLDDGCVRPNPLPRRDFDSAWARKHRLLTISDAGAFDLPTAIRDAVATTMGHMTGPVLGHAYDANFGLSGMSRLVDALGDRKGRKGWSNLFGRPDGFFWALRRLHDCLELEYTAPGATRPLYADFLTEAALDDTYSEAAAMYRTSGVHWSALAAQALAAAPELARYDDLAERKLTLMVTEGARASAEIQAVSAEMAALPAEYAAGTPLSPAEQDAVFDALSERAAAVLAVERQAVAVLARRSANSLS from the coding sequence ATGACCCGTCAGAAGACCTTGAAAGCCCTGGTGCGCAACCGGATGGCGCGGACCGGGGAGACCTACACGACCGCCCGGCGACACGTGCTCGCCCAGCGGACCGACCTGTCGCCGTTCCCTACGGCCGTCCTTCCCGGCTACACCGCGACCGGCGGCGGCACGCACCCTCCGTCGACCCTGCTGCGCAACCTGCTCGCCCACCGCGGGGTCTCGTTCAGCGAGGCGATGCTCGCGGGACTCGGCGGCGGCATCGGGTTCCTGTACGCGGTGTTCGAGTACAAGGACTTCCCGTATCCGACGATGACCGTGGTCGCCCAGCACCACCCGGAGCCGTTCCTGCCCGCGGCACTGGCCCGGCTCGGCTTCACCACGTCGGTGACCACCACGTCGAGCGCGAAAGTCGCGGCCCGCCGCTTGGCCGAGACGCTGGCCGGTGGAGCGGCGGCCGTGTGCACGCTCGACCGGGCCGCGCTGCCCTGGCACGGGGTCGTCGATCCGGTGTTCGGGGACCCGCACGACGTTGCCGTGATCGGCGCCGACGACGACACGGTCTACCTCGACGACGGCTGCGTCCGGCCGAATCCCTTGCCACGGCGGGACTTCGACTCGGCCTGGGCGCGCAAGCACCGGCTGCTGACGATCAGTGACGCGGGCGCGTTCGATCTGCCGACCGCCATCCGCGACGCCGTCGCCACGACGATGGGGCATATGACAGGCCCAGTCCTCGGCCACGCCTACGACGCCAACTTCGGGCTGTCCGGCATGTCCAGGCTGGTCGACGCCTTGGGCGATCGAAAGGGCCGCAAAGGCTGGTCCAACCTGTTCGGCAGGCCCGATGGCTTCTTCTGGGCACTGCGCAGGCTGCACGACTGCCTGGAGTTGGAGTACACCGCACCCGGCGCGACCCGCCCGCTCTATGCCGACTTCCTCACCGAGGCGGCCCTGGACGACACCTACAGCGAGGCCGCCGCGATGTACCGCACGTCCGGCGTCCACTGGTCGGCGCTGGCGGCGCAAGCGCTCGCGGCCGCACCCGAACTGGCCCGCTACGACGACCTCGCCGAGCGCAAGCTCACCCTGATGGTCACCGAGGGCGCCCGCGCGTCGGCCGAGATCCAGGCCGTCAGCGCCGAGATGGCCGCGCTGCCCGCCGAGTACGCGGCGGGCACGCCGCTCTCACCGGCCGAGCAGGACGCCGTGTTCGACGCCCTGAGCGAGCGGGCGGCCGCCGTGCTGGCGGTCGAGCGTCAAGCCGTGGCCGTGCTGGCCCGCCGAAGTGCGAACTCACTGTCCTGA
- a CDS encoding ABC transporter ATP-binding protein: MATVTYDSTTRYYAGNPQPAVDNLDLEVEDGEFLVLVGPSGCGKSTTLRMLAGLEGVDGGAIRIGSRDVTNLPPKDRDIAMVFQNYALYPHMTVAENIGFHLKISKMAKSEREERIREAAELLDLTPYLDRKPAKLSGGQRQRVAMGRAIVRRPQVFCMDEPLSNLDAKLRVQTRTQIASLQRRLGVTTIYVTHDQVEAMTMGDRVAVLKDGVLQQCDTPVGLFGRPANLFVAGFIGSPAMNLIPSTVIGESATVGGRPIPLTPAQRAELTSEKVVVGVRPEGWTIVAEGIDATVDVVEELGSDQYLYCSAATPQIDPTDSPDAPHSITVRTPGMSPWRPGEKLALAPVPGAVHLFDAVTGERLPD; encoded by the coding sequence ATGGCAACGGTCACCTACGACTCCACCACGAGGTATTACGCGGGCAATCCGCAACCCGCGGTGGACAACCTCGACCTGGAGGTCGAGGACGGCGAGTTTCTCGTGCTGGTCGGCCCGTCGGGCTGCGGCAAGTCGACGACGCTGCGGATGCTCGCGGGACTCGAGGGCGTGGACGGGGGAGCGATCCGCATCGGGTCGCGCGACGTCACGAACCTGCCGCCGAAGGACCGGGACATCGCGATGGTGTTCCAGAACTACGCGCTGTACCCGCACATGACGGTGGCGGAGAACATCGGCTTCCACCTGAAGATCTCGAAGATGGCCAAGTCGGAGCGGGAGGAGCGCATCCGTGAGGCCGCGGAACTGCTCGACCTGACGCCGTACCTGGACCGCAAGCCCGCCAAGCTCTCGGGTGGCCAACGCCAGCGAGTGGCCATGGGCCGGGCGATCGTGCGTCGCCCGCAGGTCTTCTGCATGGACGAACCACTGTCCAACTTGGACGCGAAGCTGCGCGTGCAGACTCGCACCCAGATCGCGTCCCTGCAGCGGCGGCTGGGTGTCACGACGATCTACGTCACCCACGACCAGGTCGAGGCCATGACCATGGGCGACCGGGTGGCGGTGCTCAAGGACGGCGTGCTGCAGCAGTGCGACACTCCCGTCGGCCTGTTCGGCAGGCCCGCCAACCTGTTCGTCGCCGGGTTCATCGGCTCGCCCGCGATGAACCTGATCCCGTCCACGGTCATCGGCGAGAGCGCGACGGTCGGTGGTCGTCCGATCCCGCTGACCCCGGCCCAGCGCGCGGAACTGACGTCGGAGAAGGTCGTCGTCGGCGTCCGCCCCGAGGGCTGGACCATTGTGGCCGAGGGCATCGACGCGACGGTGGACGTGGTGGAGGAACTGGGAAGCGACCAGTACCTGTACTGCTCGGCGGCCACCCCGCAGATCGACCCCACGGACTCCCCGGACGCACCGCACTCGATCACCGTGCGCACGCCCGGAATGTCCCCGTGGCGGCCGGGGGAGAAGCTGGCCCTGGCCCCCGTCCCGGGCGCGGTCCACCTGTTCGACGCGGTGACCGGCGAGCGTCTGCCGGACTAG
- a CDS encoding CGNR zinc finger domain-containing protein: MDNADYLDVALRLANADLDDLSGLRAALHDEPWWSSRATSSDVTSLRAVAATIRATLDAAVRGDGEAVLASVNGLLAAHPPRPRVSGHGSGGWHIHVADPDASPATEAAAASAWGLAQAIVRHPLSRWGHCAAEGCGNYYLDSSTNQAKRFCSPRCANRVHVAAFRSRHRG; encoded by the coding sequence ATGGACAACGCTGATTACCTAGACGTCGCCCTCCGGCTCGCCAACGCCGACCTGGACGACCTGTCCGGGCTGCGGGCGGCGCTGCACGACGAACCTTGGTGGTCCTCGCGTGCGACCTCCTCGGACGTCACCTCCCTCCGCGCGGTCGCCGCGACAATCCGCGCCACGCTGGACGCGGCGGTGCGTGGGGATGGGGAGGCGGTGCTCGCGTCGGTGAACGGACTGCTCGCGGCACACCCGCCGCGGCCCCGGGTCTCGGGCCACGGGTCGGGTGGGTGGCACATCCACGTAGCCGACCCGGACGCCTCCCCCGCCACGGAGGCGGCTGCCGCTTCGGCTTGGGGGCTGGCCCAGGCGATCGTGCGACACCCGCTGAGCCGGTGGGGACACTGCGCGGCGGAGGGGTGCGGGAACTACTACTTGGACAGCTCGACCAACCAGGCGAAGCGCTTCTGCTCGCCACGGTGTGCGAACCGGGTGCATGTGGCGGCGTTCCGATCGCGACACCGGGGATAG
- a CDS encoding MATE family efflux transporter, whose product MGDLRQVLRLALPALPVLAAEPLYLLVDTAVVGHLGAMELGALGVGAIVLAQLSTQLTFLSYGTTARAARLHGAGRRADAVAEGIQATWLALAVGIVIIGVGQLLAGPIARALAGPGDLADAATGWLRIALLGVPMILVTLAGNGWMRGVQDTGRPLRYVLAGNATSAVLCPFLVHGLDWGLDGSAVANVAGQLLAGALFLRALLSERVERKPHLTIMRAQLVLGRDLILRSLAFQACFVSAAAVAARTSVGAVGAHQVVLQLWTFLALVLDSLAIAAQALVGAALGAGDDKRAKVLARKLTGYGLVFGAALGIVFAALAGPLPRAFTTDSVVLQEIPHAWWFFVALQPIAGVVFALDGVLLGAGDARFLRTATLASAIVGFLPLVWISHVLGWGLVGIWTGLSLFMVIRLATILVRVRAGRWAVVGAST is encoded by the coding sequence ATGGGTGACCTGCGTCAAGTGCTGCGTCTCGCCCTGCCCGCGCTGCCGGTGCTGGCCGCCGAGCCGCTCTACCTCCTCGTCGACACCGCCGTCGTCGGCCACCTCGGCGCCATGGAACTCGGGGCCCTGGGGGTCGGGGCGATCGTCCTCGCCCAGCTCTCGACCCAGTTGACCTTCCTGTCCTACGGCACCACCGCCCGCGCCGCCCGGCTCCACGGCGCCGGCAGACGGGCCGACGCGGTGGCCGAGGGCATCCAGGCCACCTGGCTGGCGCTCGCCGTCGGCATCGTCATCATCGGTGTCGGCCAGCTCCTGGCCGGTCCCATCGCCCGCGCGCTGGCCGGGCCGGGCGACCTCGCGGACGCGGCCACCGGGTGGCTGCGCATCGCCCTGCTCGGTGTCCCGATGATCCTGGTGACCCTCGCGGGCAACGGCTGGATGCGCGGCGTCCAGGACACCGGTCGACCCCTGCGCTACGTCCTCGCGGGCAACGCCACATCCGCCGTCCTCTGCCCGTTCCTGGTCCACGGGCTCGACTGGGGCCTCGACGGCTCGGCCGTCGCCAACGTCGCCGGACAGCTCCTGGCAGGCGCGCTGTTCCTGCGCGCGCTCCTGTCCGAACGGGTGGAACGCAAGCCGCACCTCACGATCATGCGCGCCCAGCTGGTCCTCGGCCGCGACCTCATCCTGCGCAGCCTCGCCTTCCAGGCCTGTTTCGTCTCCGCCGCCGCGGTCGCCGCCCGGACGTCCGTCGGCGCGGTCGGCGCGCACCAGGTCGTGCTGCAGCTGTGGACATTCCTCGCCCTGGTCCTCGACTCGCTCGCCATCGCCGCGCAGGCCCTGGTGGGCGCGGCGCTCGGGGCCGGGGATGACAAGCGCGCCAAGGTTCTCGCGCGCAAGCTCACCGGTTACGGGCTCGTCTTCGGTGCAGCGCTCGGCATTGTCTTCGCCGCGCTCGCGGGCCCGCTGCCCCGCGCATTCACGACGGATTCCGTTGTCCTGCAAGAGATCCCGCACGCCTGGTGGTTCTTCGTCGCCCTGCAGCCGATCGCGGGCGTCGTGTTCGCGCTCGACGGTGTGCTCCTCGGCGCGGGTGACGCGCGTTTCCTGCGCACCGCGACGCTCGCCTCCGCGATCGTCGGATTCCTCCCGCTCGTCTGGATCTCGCACGTGCTGGGCTGGGGCCTGGTCGGCATCTGGACCGGTCTGAGCCTGTTCATGGTGATCCGTCTGGCCACGATCCTGGTCCGCGTCCGGGCGGGCCGGTGGGCCGTCGTCGGAGCGTCCACTTAG
- a CDS encoding ABC transporter substrate-binding protein: protein MRSTTGLALAAALSLALAGCGGGTDAGGGGAAPLTLPGVDEYLNAPCPEVGTKPATDKEFTYWSMWTADEPQGKVLGKAIKCFTEKTGVKVNVQWLGRKLLTQNVAPALNTDTVPDLFDQDISQVKAAIVAPGGTQPVDDVLDYKIGEGDKKVRDVIPATSYDIPQNKDANGKIFEIPYELLGNAWWYDKAKIKDFKAPSTMADLFALFDKAKSDGMAAVSQDGDINFYNAYFFTQIAVRYLGAGGLEKAALDKSGAAWTSDPGLLKSAELVEKLAKGGYFIDGWDAAKFPQIQQRWADGDAAYLFVGSWGPSETREYLSKQGGDKGIEYGSFQFPQPEGATHKVVEQLPIGFAVTAKAKHPEAAKAFMAYVLNKDILSGIPAVADNLTPRADLPVPDSLKDVKAALEAPGVEHAIFMDALDGLAAGKWVDNVFYPLNNDLLKGKLTAKQFIDGLAAKQAEFWKSTNS from the coding sequence ATGCGTTCGACCACTGGGCTGGCTCTTGCCGCCGCGCTTTCCCTCGCCTTGGCGGGCTGCGGTGGCGGGACCGACGCGGGCGGGGGCGGCGCCGCGCCGCTGACGCTGCCCGGCGTCGATGAGTACCTGAACGCGCCGTGTCCCGAGGTGGGGACGAAACCCGCCACCGACAAGGAGTTCACCTACTGGTCGATGTGGACCGCCGACGAGCCGCAGGGCAAGGTGCTCGGCAAGGCCATCAAGTGCTTCACCGAGAAGACCGGTGTCAAGGTCAACGTGCAGTGGCTGGGCCGCAAGCTGCTCACCCAGAACGTCGCGCCCGCGCTGAACACCGACACCGTGCCCGACCTGTTCGACCAGGACATCAGCCAGGTCAAGGCCGCCATCGTCGCGCCCGGCGGCACCCAGCCGGTCGACGACGTGCTCGACTACAAGATCGGTGAGGGCGACAAGAAGGTCCGCGACGTCATTCCCGCGACGTCGTATGACATCCCGCAGAACAAGGACGCCAACGGCAAGATCTTCGAGATCCCCTACGAGCTGCTGGGCAACGCCTGGTGGTACGACAAGGCGAAGATCAAGGACTTCAAGGCGCCCAGCACGATGGCCGACCTGTTCGCCCTGTTCGACAAGGCCAAGTCCGACGGCATGGCCGCGGTCAGCCAGGACGGCGACATCAACTTCTACAACGCCTACTTCTTCACCCAGATCGCCGTGCGCTACCTCGGCGCGGGCGGGTTGGAGAAGGCCGCGCTCGACAAGTCCGGCGCGGCATGGACTTCCGACCCGGGCCTGCTCAAGTCCGCTGAGCTGGTGGAGAAACTGGCCAAGGGCGGCTACTTCATCGACGGCTGGGACGCGGCGAAGTTCCCGCAGATCCAGCAGCGCTGGGCCGACGGCGACGCGGCGTACCTGTTCGTCGGCAGCTGGGGCCCGAGCGAGACCCGCGAATACCTGAGCAAGCAGGGCGGCGACAAGGGAATCGAGTACGGCTCGTTCCAGTTCCCGCAGCCTGAGGGCGCCACGCACAAGGTCGTCGAGCAGCTCCCGATCGGCTTCGCCGTGACCGCCAAGGCGAAGCACCCGGAGGCGGCCAAGGCGTTCATGGCCTACGTGCTCAACAAGGACATCCTCTCGGGCATCCCCGCGGTCGCCGACAACCTGACCCCGCGCGCCGACCTTCCCGTGCCGGACTCGCTCAAGGACGTCAAGGCCGCGTTGGAGGCCCCGGGCGTGGAGCACGCGATCTTCATGGACGCGCTCGACGGCCTGGCCGCGGGCAAGTGGGTCGACAACGTCTTCTACCCGCTCAACAACGACCTGCTCAAGGGCAAGCTCACCGCGAAGCAGTTCATCGACGGCCTCGCGGCGAAGCAGGCGGAGTTCTGGAAGAGCACGAATTCATGA
- a CDS encoding MFS transporter has product MSGTTRTALVIWATAATVYLLAVLNRTSLGVAGLQATDRFDIGPAALGVFTVLQIGVYAAMQIPTGLLVDRFGPRRILTAAAVLIGLGQLLFALAPSYGIALAARGVLGLGDAMTFVSVLRLVAAYYPPRRYATVTAITAAMGTVGNLASTVPLTFALAHAGWVWTFAVTGGVTMAYAAIVAWRVRDTPEGAPVHRSTATNLSEVVDQVRWAWQTPGTRLGFWVHFSTMFAPAVLGLLWGFPYLVKAQGMSEAAAGGVLSLLVVMAGVTGPVIGEVTGRKPELRLPIVAAYIAISVGVWAVLLGWPGGVVPAPLVTVAFGFLAIGSPLSAVGFALARDYNPIVRVGTASGVVNVGGFFAITVTTLAIGLLLGGDADQADATAFRIAFLAIAVMLLFGAWRTGVWWRRARAAVLAADARGESVPVVIQRRSWDIRAHADSTSS; this is encoded by the coding sequence GTGTCGGGCACCACGCGCACCGCGCTGGTGATCTGGGCAACCGCGGCCACGGTCTACCTGCTGGCGGTGTTGAACCGCACCTCCCTCGGTGTGGCGGGACTGCAGGCCACAGACCGTTTCGACATCGGGCCTGCCGCCCTCGGCGTGTTCACCGTCCTGCAGATCGGCGTCTACGCCGCCATGCAGATCCCCACCGGCCTGCTCGTCGACCGCTTCGGCCCGCGCCGAATCCTGACCGCGGCGGCCGTCCTCATCGGACTCGGTCAACTCCTGTTCGCCCTCGCCCCGTCCTACGGCATCGCCCTCGCCGCGCGAGGCGTGCTCGGCCTGGGCGACGCGATGACCTTCGTCAGCGTCCTGCGCCTCGTCGCCGCCTACTACCCGCCGCGCCGCTACGCCACGGTCACCGCCATCACCGCCGCGATGGGCACCGTCGGCAACCTCGCCTCGACCGTCCCGCTGACCTTCGCCCTGGCGCACGCGGGCTGGGTCTGGACCTTCGCCGTCACCGGCGGGGTCACCATGGCCTACGCCGCCATCGTCGCTTGGCGGGTGCGCGACACCCCCGAGGGCGCCCCGGTCCACCGGTCGACCGCGACAAACCTGTCCGAAGTGGTCGACCAGGTCCGGTGGGCCTGGCAGACACCCGGCACCCGGCTGGGGTTCTGGGTCCACTTCTCGACGATGTTCGCCCCCGCCGTGCTCGGCCTGCTGTGGGGGTTCCCGTACCTGGTCAAGGCGCAGGGCATGTCGGAGGCCGCCGCGGGCGGTGTGCTGAGCCTGCTCGTGGTCATGGCTGGAGTGACCGGTCCGGTCATCGGTGAGGTCACCGGCCGCAAGCCGGAGTTGCGGCTGCCGATCGTCGCGGCGTACATCGCCATTTCGGTGGGTGTGTGGGCGGTGCTGCTCGGCTGGCCCGGCGGGGTCGTCCCGGCGCCGCTGGTGACCGTCGCGTTCGGCTTCCTCGCCATCGGCAGCCCGCTGTCCGCCGTCGGATTCGCGCTCGCCCGCGACTACAACCCGATCGTGCGGGTCGGCACGGCCAGCGGGGTGGTCAACGTCGGCGGTTTCTTCGCGATCACCGTCACCACCCTCGCCATCGGACTGCTGCTCGGCGGCGACGCCGACCAAGCCGACGCGACCGCCTTCCGCATCGCTTTCCTTGCCATAGCGGTGATGCTGCTCTTCGGCGCGTGGCGCACGGGCGTCTGGTGGCGGCGCGCCCGGGCCGCCGTCCTGGCCGCGGACGCCCGTGGCGAATCGGTGCCAGTTGTGATTCAGCGTCGCTCCTGGGACATCCGGGCGCACGCGGATTCAACGTCGTCATAG